The following are from one region of the Hymenobacter radiodurans genome:
- a CDS encoding cytochrome-c peroxidase, translating to MLRILFWIAAGLFALALLGPIACQRPEANVAQKGAARPTDQVLATYHQNLILLDSALVRLQKSVATKTPLSAQRRAFRQARQRYKQVEFLAEYYQASLAKLLNGPAIIEVADYDQEQRQIMPEGLQVIETYFYPEAYAPAQHAELLNQLALTRSSLRGLRNSADILVLTDRHVFDALRLGVFRVVTLGLPGFDTPASPEAAVPEAIASLQALHAALTAYEPALRTRDASLAERLDKTLTTSINNLKSAPKANFDQLAFLTKYANPLSQQLRQAQLALGIPEFTEARALRASAATLFDSAAFNADYFAPQSDARTTPTQVALGQHLFFDPVLSGNGGRSCASCHQPARGFAENRARSVAFAGKGTVSRNAPTLLNAALQRTQYHDGRLTYLEDQAADVLANPTEMHGSLARAAALLRQSPAYQVAFARAFDAPDATEATITETQVQQALASYVRSLVRLNSPFDRYVRGETAVLDAAAQRGFNVYMGKGKCGTCHFMPLFNGNVAPTFERTETEILGVPAQASLHPKTIDPDPGKFRLQGIEWQRHAFKTPTLRNVALTAPYMHNGAYQTLEEVIEFYDQGGGAGLGLDVPNQTLPPDKLNLTKAEKSDLLAFLRALTDTTNTQKAPQRLPDFPAGMAQVNKRVVGGEY from the coding sequence ATGCTAAGAATCTTATTCTGGATTGCAGCGGGTTTGTTTGCTCTGGCTTTACTTGGCCCCATAGCCTGCCAGCGGCCCGAGGCTAACGTTGCTCAAAAGGGCGCAGCTCGCCCCACCGATCAGGTGCTGGCCACCTACCATCAGAACCTGATCTTGCTCGATTCGGCGCTGGTGCGACTGCAAAAAAGCGTGGCAACCAAGACCCCGTTATCCGCCCAGCGGCGGGCGTTTCGGCAGGCGCGGCAACGCTATAAGCAGGTGGAATTTTTAGCTGAATATTACCAGGCTTCCTTAGCGAAGCTGCTCAATGGGCCGGCCATTATTGAAGTAGCCGACTACGACCAGGAGCAGCGCCAGATTATGCCCGAGGGCTTGCAGGTAATCGAAACCTACTTCTACCCCGAAGCTTACGCCCCCGCTCAACACGCCGAGCTACTCAACCAGCTGGCCCTCACGCGCAGCTCCCTGCGCGGCCTGCGCAACTCGGCCGATATTCTGGTGCTCACCGACCGGCACGTGTTCGACGCCCTGCGCCTGGGCGTGTTCCGGGTCGTGACGCTCGGCCTGCCGGGCTTCGATACGCCTGCCTCTCCCGAAGCGGCAGTACCCGAGGCCATAGCCAGCTTACAGGCCCTGCATGCCGCTTTGACCGCCTACGAGCCCGCCCTACGCACTCGCGACGCGTCCCTGGCTGAGCGCCTTGATAAAACCTTGACTACCAGCATAAATAACTTAAAAAGCGCACCCAAAGCCAATTTCGACCAGCTCGCTTTTTTAACCAAATACGCCAATCCTTTATCGCAGCAGCTACGGCAGGCGCAGTTGGCCTTAGGCATCCCAGAGTTTACGGAAGCGCGCGCATTGCGGGCCAGCGCCGCCACGCTGTTTGACTCGGCCGCTTTCAACGCCGATTATTTTGCCCCCCAGAGTGATGCGCGCACTACGCCGACGCAGGTGGCGCTGGGCCAGCATTTGTTTTTTGATCCGGTGTTGTCGGGTAATGGTGGTCGGAGCTGCGCTTCCTGCCACCAGCCCGCCCGCGGCTTTGCCGAAAACCGCGCCCGCAGCGTGGCCTTTGCCGGTAAAGGCACGGTCAGCCGCAACGCTCCTACCCTGCTGAACGCAGCTCTACAGCGCACTCAATACCATGATGGCCGCCTCACCTACCTCGAAGACCAGGCTGCCGACGTACTGGCCAACCCTACGGAAATGCACGGCTCCCTGGCCCGCGCCGCCGCGTTGTTGCGCCAAAGCCCGGCGTATCAGGTGGCGTTTGCCCGCGCTTTTGACGCTCCAGACGCCACCGAGGCTACCATTACCGAAACCCAAGTGCAGCAGGCGCTAGCTAGCTACGTTCGTTCTCTGGTGCGCCTCAACTCGCCCTTCGACCGCTACGTGCGCGGCGAAACGGCCGTGTTGGATGCGGCGGCCCAGCGCGGCTTCAACGTGTACATGGGCAAAGGCAAATGCGGCACTTGTCACTTCATGCCTCTCTTTAACGGCAACGTAGCGCCCACCTTCGAGCGCACCGAAACCGAGATTCTGGGCGTGCCCGCCCAAGCCAGCCTCCACCCCAAAACTATAGACCCCGATCCGGGCAAATTTCGCCTGCAAGGTATTGAGTGGCAGCGCCACGCCTTCAAAACGCCCACCCTGCGCAACGTCGCCCTCACCGCGCCCTACATGCACAACGGCGCCTACCAGACCTTGGAAGAAGTAATCGAGTTCTACGACCAAGGCGGCGGGGCGGGTCTGGGCCTCGACGTGCCCAACCAAACCTTGCCTCCCGATAAGCTCAACCTCACCAAAGCCGAGAAAAGCGACCTGCTAGCCTTCCTCCGCGCCCTCACCGATACCACCAACACCCAAAAAGCCCCCCAGCGCCTCCCGGACTTTCCCGCAGGTATGGCTCAAGTGAATAAGCGAGTTGTGGGGGGCGAATATTAG
- a CDS encoding PhoX family protein → MNNITLSTRLSALALGAALTSCETDKGNQPSIPVNKAVKLENHSVTPALIKPLSGFDNLKIYSLISSDDVLPASPEFMFGGSADGAGLLRNPDGNGFTMLVNHEDNLSISRVQFDNSFKPVSGEYVLNSDGGRWRLCSATLVTPKEHGFGPVFLSAGESDVNAQTHLIDPFAPNNTQGMAKGIRGLGYWSAENAVPLPKSAYPGKTVVLTGEDASDATGGQLALYLSNAVGDLDGGQQYMLRRTDLNQKETEIKVGQKYPIEFALIPDHKNLTGNQMQAQVDPLKAIKFGRVEDIDYRKGHENNGQGNRANGREIYFNVTGQAASGANADNSRTVWGRVYRLVLDEKNPLKGTLEVILDGDDRTGIAGEFQNPDNICVTENYVYVQEDSNGYGPETHDAYIYQYAINGGGLKKVLELDHRRTEADAAKYNVGSGAARKGSWEYGAMLDVSDDLGIPNTFVVCIQPHSWTGQKYRDGGAKPNNGNSQASQLVVISGLPR, encoded by the coding sequence ATGAACAACATTACCCTCTCGACGCGCCTTTCTGCCTTGGCTCTGGGCGCCGCGCTGACCAGCTGCGAAACCGACAAAGGCAACCAGCCGAGCATTCCGGTTAACAAGGCCGTGAAGCTGGAAAACCATTCGGTAACGCCGGCCCTCATCAAGCCCTTATCAGGCTTCGACAACCTCAAAATCTACTCCCTCATCAGCTCTGACGACGTGCTGCCCGCCTCGCCCGAGTTTATGTTCGGCGGCTCGGCCGACGGCGCGGGCCTGCTCCGCAACCCCGACGGCAACGGCTTCACCATGCTCGTCAACCACGAGGACAACCTGTCCATCTCGCGGGTGCAGTTCGATAACAGCTTCAAGCCCGTAAGCGGCGAGTACGTGCTCAACTCCGACGGCGGCCGGTGGCGCCTGTGCTCGGCCACGCTCGTAACGCCCAAAGAGCACGGCTTCGGTCCGGTGTTCCTGAGCGCGGGCGAGAGTGATGTAAACGCCCAAACCCATCTGATTGACCCATTTGCGCCCAACAATACCCAGGGCATGGCCAAAGGCATTCGGGGCCTGGGCTACTGGAGCGCCGAAAATGCGGTGCCGCTGCCCAAGTCGGCTTACCCCGGCAAAACGGTGGTGCTGACCGGTGAAGACGCTTCCGACGCCACTGGGGGGCAATTGGCGCTCTACCTGAGCAACGCGGTGGGCGACCTCGACGGTGGTCAGCAGTACATGCTCCGCCGCACCGACCTCAACCAGAAGGAAACCGAGATCAAAGTGGGCCAGAAGTATCCCATCGAGTTTGCCCTGATTCCCGACCATAAGAACCTGACCGGCAACCAGATGCAAGCCCAGGTTGACCCGCTGAAAGCCATCAAGTTTGGTCGCGTAGAGGATATTGACTACCGCAAGGGCCACGAAAACAACGGCCAGGGCAACCGCGCCAACGGCCGCGAAATCTACTTCAACGTGACCGGCCAGGCCGCTTCCGGCGCCAACGCCGACAACTCACGGACCGTGTGGGGCCGCGTGTACCGCCTCGTGCTCGATGAGAAAAACCCGCTGAAAGGCACTCTGGAAGTAATTCTGGACGGCGACGACCGCACGGGTATCGCCGGCGAGTTTCAGAACCCTGACAACATCTGCGTAACCGAAAACTACGTGTATGTGCAGGAAGACTCCAACGGCTACGGCCCCGAAACCCACGACGCCTATATCTATCAGTACGCCATTAATGGGGGCGGGCTGAAGAAAGTACTAGAGCTGGATCACCGCCGCACCGAGGCCGACGCCGCCAAATACAACGTCGGCAGCGGTGCCGCCCGCAAAGGCAGCTGGGAGTACGGCGCCATGCTCGACGTGTCCGACGACCTGGGCATCCCGAACACGTTCGTAGTCTGCATTCAGCCCCACAGCTGGACCGGCCAGAAGTACCGCGATGGTGGTGCCAAGCCGAACAACGGCAACAGCCAAGCCAGCCAGTTAGTGGTGATTAGCGGCTTGCCCCGCTAA
- a CDS encoding 3' terminal RNA ribose 2'-O-methyltransferase Hen1, with protein sequence MLLTITTTHQPATDLGYLLHKNPARLQSVDIAYGQAHIFYPEATAERCTAALLLDIDPVALVRNHRGPAGEDFALEQYVNDRPYAASSFMSTALVKAFNTAMNGTCKDRPDLPDTLLPLEATVAALPAANASQLQRLFAPLGYEIETEAHPLDPTVPAWGDSRYFTLRLRHPALRLRDLLSQLYVLISVLDNDKHYYIGQAEADKLLHRGGDWLPQHPDREFITRRYLRNLRQYVDPALERLLAGEEVDLTTASPPSPASALSAESQREGELDSSISSSSQSDLELDLKASSPSPWERGLGGEALVEQVQKQSLHDLRLDRVAEEISRFGAKRVLDLGCGEGKLVRRLLKIPHVEHILGMDVSHRELQRAHERLHIVEMPPRQRERLTLVQGSLLYHDPRLSGYDAAAVVEVIEHLDENRLVAFEQVVFARARPGAVLVTTPNADYNQRYETLSAGEFRHQDHRFEWTRAQFAAWAAGVAERHGYRVRVEPLGPEAAEVGAPSQLAVFEQ encoded by the coding sequence ATGCTACTCACCATTACCACGACCCACCAGCCCGCCACCGATCTGGGCTATTTGCTGCACAAGAATCCGGCGCGCCTGCAGTCGGTGGACATAGCCTACGGGCAGGCCCACATCTTCTACCCCGAAGCCACCGCGGAGCGCTGCACGGCCGCTTTGCTGCTCGATATCGACCCCGTGGCGCTGGTGCGCAACCACCGCGGCCCGGCTGGCGAGGATTTTGCCCTGGAGCAATACGTGAACGACCGGCCCTACGCGGCCTCGTCCTTTATGAGCACGGCGTTGGTCAAAGCCTTCAACACGGCCATGAATGGCACCTGCAAAGACCGCCCCGACCTGCCCGACACGCTTTTGCCTCTCGAAGCGACCGTAGCCGCCCTGCCCGCTGCCAACGCCAGCCAGCTCCAACGCCTTTTTGCTCCCCTGGGCTACGAAATCGAAACCGAAGCCCACCCGCTCGACCCCACTGTGCCGGCCTGGGGCGACAGTCGCTACTTTACCCTGCGGCTGCGCCACCCGGCCCTGCGTCTGCGCGATTTGCTGAGCCAGCTCTACGTGCTCATCTCCGTCCTCGACAACGACAAGCACTACTACATCGGGCAGGCCGAAGCCGACAAGCTCCTGCACCGCGGCGGCGACTGGCTGCCCCAGCACCCCGACCGGGAGTTTATCACGCGCCGCTACCTGCGCAATCTACGCCAGTACGTGGACCCAGCGTTGGAGCGGTTGCTGGCAGGGGAGGAAGTTGACCTGACGACGGCCTCACCCCCTAGCCCCGCATCTGCTTTAAGCGCAGAGTCCCAAAGAGAGGGAGAACTAGACTCTAGTATTTCTAGCTCTAGTCAATCTGATTTAGAATTAGATCTAAAAGCTAGTTCCCCCTCTCCTTGGGAGAGGGGGCTAGGGGGTGAGGCCCTCGTTGAACAAGTCCAAAAGCAAAGCCTCCACGATCTTCGCCTCGACCGCGTAGCCGAGGAAATTAGCCGCTTCGGGGCCAAACGCGTGCTCGATCTGGGCTGTGGGGAAGGCAAGCTGGTGCGTCGACTGCTCAAAATTCCACACGTGGAGCACATTCTGGGCATGGATGTGTCGCACCGGGAGCTGCAACGCGCCCACGAGCGCCTGCACATCGTAGAAATGCCCCCCAGGCAGCGCGAGCGGCTTACGCTGGTGCAAGGCTCCCTGCTCTACCACGACCCGCGCCTCAGTGGCTACGATGCGGCGGCCGTAGTCGAAGTCATTGAGCACCTCGACGAAAACCGGCTAGTGGCGTTTGAGCAGGTGGTGTTCGCCCGCGCCCGCCCCGGCGCGGTGCTCGTAACCACGCCCAACGCCGACTACAACCAGCGCTACGAAACCCTATCTGCCGGGGAGTTCCGCCACCAAGACCACCGCTTCGAGTGGACGCGGGCGCAGTTTGCGGCTTGGGCAGCAGGAGTTGCTGAGCGCCACGGCTACCGCGTGCGCGTGGAGCCGCTAGGGCCGGAGGCAGCAGAAGTAGGGGCGCCTTCGCAGTTGGCGGTATTTGAGCAGTGA
- a CDS encoding glycoside hydrolase family 97 protein codes for MLKASLTLVLLLTTMLAQAAAPEPILITSPDGAVRVTVSVTEQGAPTYSVAYRQTELLRPSHLGLQLADADLSKGLKLTSAGKTVPVTDSYTLTNDKRAACRYQANRREIAFSGSQGRTLSVVFQVSNDGVAFRYVLRGKSKEKQRILAEKTTFKLPAAAKGWLHPHAVAQTGWSNTQPSYEEYYKMGIAAGTPSSLGQGWSFPALFQAAGHWVLLTEAGMDRSYCGTHLAHLSPDGEYSIAFAQQKEGTTPTAPVAPESTLPWSTPWRVLVVGPTLGNIVESTLTTDLSAPAKIKDTAFIKPGKASWSWALLKDEATVYDVQKDFIDYAADMKWKYCLIDALWDKQIGYDKMAELATYARAKNVDLLVWYNSNGSWNKAPQTPINVLFDPASRKKEFARIQQMGIKGVKIDFFGGDGQSMMNYYQDLLEDAAQAKLLVNFHGTTIPRGWTRTYPHLMTMEAVRGFEFLTFDQASTDQEPTHCAVLPFTRNAVGPMDFTPMCFSEIPGRNRITTNGFELALSVLFQSGIQHYVEVPEGMKKQPPYVLDFVRNLPPSWDDVKFLDGFPGEYAVVARRANNKWYVAGINGTPSDRAITLDLSKLGATKGGTLITDGTTNRDFSTRSFTGTALSLPVKARGGFVLELN; via the coding sequence ATGCTGAAAGCCTCCCTGACCCTCGTGCTACTCCTGACAACGATGCTGGCCCAAGCCGCCGCACCAGAGCCTATCCTTATTACCAGCCCCGATGGGGCCGTGCGGGTCACGGTCAGCGTTACCGAACAGGGCGCGCCCACGTATTCGGTGGCCTACCGGCAAACGGAGCTACTTCGCCCTTCCCATCTGGGTTTGCAGCTAGCCGACGCGGACTTAAGCAAAGGGCTCAAGCTCACCAGCGCCGGCAAAACCGTGCCCGTCACCGACAGCTACACCCTCACCAACGATAAGCGCGCGGCCTGCCGCTACCAGGCCAATCGGCGCGAAATAGCGTTTTCGGGTAGCCAAGGGCGCACGCTCAGCGTGGTGTTTCAGGTGTCGAACGATGGGGTGGCTTTTCGCTATGTGCTGAGGGGCAAATCCAAGGAGAAACAGCGGATTCTAGCCGAAAAAACCACCTTCAAGCTGCCTGCCGCCGCCAAAGGGTGGCTGCACCCACACGCGGTAGCTCAAACGGGCTGGTCCAACACGCAGCCGTCGTACGAGGAGTACTATAAGATGGGTATAGCTGCCGGCACGCCGTCGAGTTTGGGGCAAGGCTGGTCGTTCCCGGCGCTATTTCAGGCGGCCGGGCACTGGGTGCTGTTGACAGAGGCGGGCATGGACCGTAGCTATTGTGGCACTCACCTGGCCCACCTTTCGCCCGATGGCGAGTACAGCATTGCCTTTGCCCAGCAGAAGGAAGGCACCACGCCCACGGCCCCAGTTGCCCCCGAATCGACGCTGCCGTGGAGCACGCCGTGGCGCGTGCTGGTGGTGGGCCCCACCTTGGGCAACATCGTCGAATCGACGCTTACTACTGACCTCAGCGCCCCGGCCAAAATCAAGGATACCGCCTTTATCAAGCCGGGTAAGGCCTCCTGGAGCTGGGCTTTGCTGAAGGATGAAGCCACGGTATACGACGTGCAGAAGGACTTCATTGACTATGCAGCCGATATGAAGTGGAAATATTGCCTGATTGATGCCCTGTGGGACAAGCAAATCGGGTACGATAAAATGGCGGAGCTGGCCACCTACGCCCGCGCCAAAAACGTGGACCTGTTGGTGTGGTACAACTCCAACGGCAGCTGGAATAAAGCCCCCCAGACGCCCATAAACGTGCTTTTCGATCCTGCATCGCGCAAGAAAGAGTTTGCCCGAATCCAGCAAATGGGTATAAAAGGCGTGAAAATCGACTTCTTCGGCGGCGACGGGCAGTCGATGATGAACTACTACCAAGACCTATTGGAAGACGCAGCCCAGGCCAAGCTGCTGGTCAACTTTCACGGCACCACCATCCCTCGCGGCTGGACGCGCACCTACCCCCACCTGATGACCATGGAAGCCGTCCGCGGCTTCGAGTTCTTGACCTTCGACCAGGCCAGCACCGACCAGGAGCCCACCCACTGCGCCGTGCTGCCCTTCACCCGCAACGCCGTCGGTCCCATGGACTTTACGCCCATGTGCTTTTCCGAAATCCCCGGCCGCAACCGCATCACCACCAACGGCTTCGAGCTGGCGCTTTCGGTGTTGTTTCAGTCAGGCATTCAGCACTACGTGGAGGTGCCGGAGGGCATGAAAAAGCAGCCGCCCTACGTGCTTGACTTTGTGCGAAATTTGCCCCCCAGTTGGGACGACGTGAAGTTTCTGGACGGTTTTCCCGGTGAGTATGCCGTAGTAGCCCGCCGCGCCAACAACAAATGGTACGTGGCCGGCATCAACGGCACCCCCTCCGACCGGGCCATCACCCTCGACCTATCCAAGCTGGGCGCGACCAAAGGCGGCACCCTCATCACCGACGGCACCACCAACCGCGACTTCAGCACCCGCAGCTTCACGGGCACGGCGCTCTCGCTGCCGGTAAAAGCACGCGGCGGGTTTGTGCTGGAGTTGAATTGA
- a CDS encoding putative sensor domain DACNV-containing protein — protein sequence MAHINSTYHDLARLVYKKLTKTNYPQPSESILHHLFENLFFTSLKTEEGQLIKVTVTFIDPADPDPTPPERIVADRWNYIHFRKRIPFTVKNIVKLSKAADPWSSSLAVYYDANNELFIWGMIDQAVHYQDFLNYETESGSEQPGFFQTTISDIGSIYVMLDYELIATLKQNTLISNYVDVFRKGTVNNILKSFSEPYKKAIRSYIKKQYKDEDPRDWDEYIETSIIQSLSRILLKTQNYHHGGAFLITPYKKAGLNVKHELSYDRLCKAIINYIQLNISHYKYSNAIANEFSKDEKNLVPVSLYVSENVSEAKKKETSDEIKGAIRFISSLSCIDGLVVLSTDLKVKGFGTVIRSKPLPQYVYVCRSATVRDDKVTAVSPNQFGTRHCSMFSYCWNNNGSLGFVISQDGDIRAITRVEDKLVIWENIKVQQFIKSEKISRPLHIKNDLDKQLAQPIASEHRED from the coding sequence ATGGCACATATAAACTCCACATATCACGACTTAGCTAGGCTGGTTTACAAAAAGCTAACGAAGACGAACTATCCGCAGCCCAGCGAGAGCATATTACATCATCTGTTCGAGAACCTGTTTTTTACGAGTCTCAAAACGGAAGAAGGCCAGCTAATTAAGGTTACGGTCACCTTCATCGATCCGGCCGACCCCGACCCCACCCCGCCCGAGCGCATCGTGGCCGACCGCTGGAATTATATCCACTTCCGCAAGCGCATTCCCTTCACCGTCAAGAACATCGTGAAGCTGTCGAAAGCCGCCGACCCCTGGAGTTCGTCGCTGGCCGTGTACTACGACGCCAATAATGAGCTGTTTATCTGGGGAATGATCGACCAAGCAGTGCACTACCAGGACTTTCTGAATTACGAAACCGAATCCGGCTCCGAGCAACCGGGATTTTTCCAGACTACTATATCCGACATCGGTAGCATTTATGTAATGCTTGATTACGAGCTAATTGCCACCCTGAAGCAGAACACGCTAATCAGTAATTATGTCGATGTCTTTAGAAAAGGCACCGTAAATAATATCCTGAAATCATTTTCCGAGCCTTACAAAAAGGCAATTAGAAGTTATATCAAAAAACAATATAAAGATGAAGATCCCAGAGACTGGGATGAGTACATCGAAACTTCTATTATTCAGTCCTTGTCGCGGATTTTGCTCAAAACCCAGAATTATCATCACGGGGGGGCTTTTTTAATAACGCCTTACAAAAAAGCCGGCTTAAATGTGAAACACGAGTTGTCCTACGACCGATTATGCAAGGCGATTATAAATTATATTCAGCTTAATATCTCGCATTACAAGTACTCGAATGCTATTGCCAATGAATTCTCCAAGGACGAGAAAAACTTGGTTCCTGTGTCGTTGTATGTAAGCGAAAACGTATCGGAGGCCAAGAAAAAGGAAACAAGTGACGAAATAAAAGGCGCTATCCGATTCATCTCTTCTCTATCCTGTATTGATGGTTTGGTGGTGCTCAGCACCGATTTAAAAGTAAAAGGTTTTGGCACCGTTATTCGGTCGAAGCCTTTACCGCAGTACGTGTATGTGTGCAGAAGTGCTACCGTGCGTGATGATAAAGTCACGGCCGTTAGTCCTAATCAATTTGGCACCCGGCACTGCTCTATGTTTTCTTACTGCTGGAATAATAATGGTAGTTTGGGGTTTGTTATTTCCCAAGACGGAGATATTCGCGCCATTACCAGAGTAGAAGATAAATTAGTTATCTGGGAAAATATCAAGGTGCAACAATTTATTAAAAGCGAAAAAATAAGCAGGCCGCTTCACATTAAAAATGACCTTGACAAGCAGCTCGCCCAGCCTATTGCAAGTGAGCACCGGGAGGATTAG
- a CDS encoding polynucleotide kinase-phosphatase gives MALTTLKLPELSLILLMGTSGAGKSTFARRLFKDTEIVSSDYCRALVADDENDQSATPDAFALLQYLVGVRLKRGLLTVVDATNVQPEARKVLVQLARDYHVLPTVIILDVPDRLAEDRNQTRPERRHMPRHVVPQQRQQLRRSLKTLKQEGFRHIFHLHGAEEIDAVQTIQRDPLYSNRKHETGPFDIIGDVHGCYDELVQLLDKLGYVVEAEPVVDVRDLGVRVTRRSGPAAEASGDASGEDNKPMASSSASFQDGARAEINSAERRVIFLGDLVDRGPASPQVLRLVMRMVQDGLALCVPGNHDIKLLRHLGGKSVNVQHGFAETLEQLAAESDTFKSQVRQFLDGLVSHYVLDGGRLVVAHAGMREEMQGRGSGAVRAFALFGETTGEIDEFGLPVRYNWAYEYRGRAMVVYGHTPVPEAEWLNNTIDIDTGCVFGGQLTALRYPERELIAVPAARVYCEPVRPLNYRALQLLEATQTDLSAQQQHDDLLDIRDVTGKQIIRPRLLPSVTIREENAVAALEVMSRFALNPKWLLYLPPTMSPTETSPLPDLLEHPAEAFDYFRRQGVERVVCEEKHMGSRVVVVLARDEDAARRRFGVVGEGLGKCYTRTGRNFFTDPALEAAFLTRLQAALTGGNFWERFQTDWLCLDAELLPWSAKAQELIKNQYAAVAAAADAALPLAEATLAQAATRGLDGVEALLARTSARRTAATHYAEAYRRYCWPVESLDDLRLAPFHLLATEGRTYFDKDHAWHMETLRALSLYDPGLLRATTYHVVNLQDPAAVEAATQWWTDLTDAGGEGMVVKPYDFIPATKKGLVQPALKCRGREYLRIIYGPDYLLPGNLERLKERAVKAKRNLALREFALGVESLERFVAGAPLREVHQCVFGVLALESEAVDPRL, from the coding sequence ATGGCTCTGACTACCCTAAAACTTCCCGAACTCTCGCTGATCCTGCTCATGGGTACGTCGGGGGCGGGGAAGAGTACGTTTGCCCGTCGGTTGTTTAAAGACACTGAAATCGTGTCTTCCGACTACTGCCGGGCCCTGGTGGCCGATGATGAAAACGACCAATCGGCCACGCCTGATGCCTTTGCGCTGCTGCAATACCTGGTGGGTGTGCGCCTCAAGCGCGGTTTGCTCACGGTAGTGGACGCCACCAACGTGCAGCCCGAGGCCCGCAAGGTGCTTGTGCAGCTGGCCCGCGACTACCACGTGCTGCCCACCGTCATCATTCTCGACGTGCCCGACCGCCTGGCCGAGGACCGCAACCAAACGCGCCCCGAGCGTCGGCACATGCCGCGCCACGTGGTGCCCCAACAACGTCAGCAGCTGCGCCGCAGCCTCAAAACTCTCAAACAGGAAGGCTTTCGCCATATCTTCCACCTGCACGGTGCTGAGGAAATCGACGCCGTGCAAACTATTCAGCGCGACCCGCTTTACAGCAACCGCAAGCACGAAACCGGCCCCTTCGACATCATCGGCGACGTGCACGGCTGCTACGATGAGCTGGTGCAGCTGCTCGATAAGCTGGGCTATGTGGTGGAAGCAGAGCCGGTGGTGGACGTGCGGGATTTGGGCGTGCGGGTGACACGCCGCTCTGGGCCTGCTGCTGAAGCGTCAGGAGATGCCTCAGGAGAAGATAATAAGCCCATGGCATCTAGCTCTGCATCCTTTCAAGACGGAGCTAGGGCAGAGATTAATAGCGCTGAACGCCGTGTCATCTTCCTCGGCGACTTAGTTGACCGCGGCCCAGCCTCGCCGCAGGTGCTGCGTCTCGTAATGCGCATGGTGCAGGATGGACTGGCCCTATGCGTGCCCGGCAACCACGATATTAAGCTGCTGCGGCATCTGGGGGGCAAAAGTGTGAACGTGCAGCACGGTTTTGCCGAGACGCTGGAGCAGCTCGCCGCCGAATCGGATACATTTAAAAGCCAGGTGCGGCAGTTTCTGGATGGGCTCGTGAGTCATTACGTGCTTGATGGCGGCCGTCTGGTGGTGGCCCACGCCGGTATGCGCGAGGAAATGCAGGGCCGCGGCTCTGGCGCCGTGCGGGCGTTTGCGTTGTTTGGCGAAACGACCGGCGAGATTGACGAGTTTGGCTTGCCTGTGCGCTACAACTGGGCCTACGAGTATCGGGGCCGCGCTATGGTAGTGTACGGTCACACGCCCGTGCCTGAGGCGGAGTGGTTAAATAACACCATCGATATTGATACCGGCTGCGTGTTTGGCGGTCAGCTCACGGCCCTACGCTACCCCGAGCGGGAGCTAATAGCCGTGCCCGCCGCCCGCGTGTACTGTGAGCCGGTGCGCCCGCTGAATTACCGCGCTCTGCAACTGCTAGAGGCCACCCAAACCGACCTCTCCGCCCAACAGCAGCACGACGACTTGCTCGACATCCGCGACGTGACGGGCAAGCAAATTATCCGGCCGCGCCTGCTGCCGTCGGTTACGATTCGGGAGGAAAACGCCGTGGCCGCCCTGGAGGTGATGAGCCGCTTTGCCCTCAACCCCAAGTGGCTGCTGTATTTGCCCCCCACCATGTCGCCCACCGAAACCTCGCCGCTGCCCGACCTGCTGGAGCACCCCGCCGAGGCCTTCGACTACTTCCGTCGCCAGGGCGTAGAGCGCGTGGTGTGCGAGGAAAAGCACATGGGCAGCCGCGTAGTGGTGGTGCTGGCCCGCGACGAGGACGCTGCGCGCCGCCGCTTCGGGGTGGTAGGCGAGGGGCTGGGCAAATGCTACACCCGCACCGGCCGCAACTTCTTCACCGACCCCGCTCTAGAAGCTGCCTTCCTCACCCGCCTGCAAGCGGCGCTTACGGGGGGCAATTTTTGGGAGAGATTCCAAACCGACTGGCTTTGCCTGGATGCCGAGCTGCTGCCGTGGTCGGCCAAGGCCCAGGAGCTGATCAAGAACCAATACGCCGCCGTGGCCGCGGCCGCCGACGCTGCCCTGCCACTAGCCGAAGCCACGTTAGCCCAAGCCGCCACCCGCGGCCTTGATGGCGTGGAAGCCCTGCTGGCCCGCACCTCGGCCCGCCGCACCGCCGCCACCCACTACGCCGAGGCCTACCGCCGCTACTGCTGGCCCGTCGAGAGCCTCGACGATTTGCGTCTGGCACCCTTTCACCTGCTGGCTACCGAGGGCCGCACCTACTTCGATAAAGACCACGCCTGGCACATGGAAACCCTGCGCGCCCTCAGCCTCTACGACCCCGGCCTGCTCCGCGCCACCACCTACCACGTGGTAAATCTGCAAGACCCCGCCGCCGTGGAAGCCGCCACCCAATGGTGGACCGACCTCACCGACGCCGGCGGCGAAGGCATGGTGGTAAAGCCCTACGACTTCATTCCCGCCACTAAAAAAGGCCTCGTCCAGCCCGCTCTCAAGTGCCGCGGCCGCGAGTACCTGCGCATCATCTACGGTCCCGACTACTTGCTGCCCGGCAACCTGGAGCGCCTGAAGGAACGAGCCGTAAAAGCCAAGCGCAACCTAGCCCTGCGCGAGTTTGCCCTCGGCGTGGAAAGCTTAGAGCGCTTCGTGGCCGGTGCCCCGCTGCGGGAGGTACATCAGTGCGTATTCGGCGTGCTGGCGTTGGAAAGTGAGGCCGTGGACCCGCGGTTGTAA